The Symphalangus syndactylus isolate Jambi chromosome 8, NHGRI_mSymSyn1-v2.1_pri, whole genome shotgun sequence genome includes a window with the following:
- the LOC129487336 gene encoding small cysteine and glycine repeat-containing protein 9-like, with amino-acid sequence MGCCGCGSCGGCDGGCGGGCGGGCGGGCGGGCGSCTTCRCYRVGCCSSCCPCCHGCCGGCCSTPVICCCRRTCSSCGCGCGKGCCQQKCCCQKQCCC; translated from the coding sequence ATGGGTTGCTGTGGTTGTGGAAGTTGTGGTGGCTGCGatggtggctgtggtggtggctgtggtggtggctgtggtggtggctgtggtggtggctgTGGCAGCTGCACCACCTGCAGGTGCTACCGGGTGGGCTGCTGCTCCAGCTGCTGCCCCTGCTGCCACGGCTGCTGTGGGGGCTGCTGCAGCACACCTGTGATCTGCTGCTGCCGCCGCACCTGCAGCTcatgtggctgtggctgtgggaaGGGCTGTTGCCAGCAGAAGTGCTGCTGCCAGAAGCAATGCTGCTGCTAG